A portion of the Drosophila sechellia strain sech25 chromosome 2R, ASM438219v1, whole genome shotgun sequence genome contains these proteins:
- the LOC6608488 gene encoding uncharacterized protein LOC6608488 isoform X4 yields the protein MPNNRNRNRNRNRNKRNRNQNQNQNPSQNQNENHQQQAEGAEDREEQQDFETQIAVAQSSSFVDDNGNSGSVSNGPTENSEEVTNTLEKTEKKEEIFEQPATVIQKEADSDAEMGAKNSKHRKEKSDKQASNGKAEEQVRPPPTIIRRPPGSPRQAKVIVHRIVREEDTANGKAQSPEPPKAVDPKEQHLEVEDSKEQQPEAHQEIETKEERENEPSPKELSESSHLSDDAPQKHVEVEENEPIYDEVDYSKDDSTNKIPQQEQHDPKEPQQYVLHLEKAMEFVENAHQQHVAAVQSYQKQRDTEQDAKQQEQSEAQHLQESTEAHQQHVAVPHILVDPKEKQEDDVKQEPILNNAQQQFDEIAPKAPKEIQIKVQFQTEDPLSQQPPPQKPTSKVIIHQIHLETTDEEPNVKPTFEEVSSTTGSLAGTLSPPPRYLVESPKNVSNGQFSRFSRDVQIQEMELNSDCSSGEFNSLQSPLVCEVESESEGSVALGPERSPSDQQVPSSSRVEQHEQVRQKRAQYRNALESHFLPQLLNPRYLDSILEENEWRNSTASSGGSDQTGIRTPKLNETFPKSQLDFSRRHRRREEAPTPLKLETRLLEDLTDLESCTRLQSTLSPQSEDAELVYLSSSASSSVSDLMELELEQAAALAERALVDLDTDASRLIARPDDEMSSTSTTTADRSETEAETETETEREGEQSRESTPVNANPTLTSSQSSLLSAATPTSTPTPADREQLAKDTNVSGGSTVSFGAASPLAATREEFVRNMDKVRELIEMTRREQEQGELPRSPSPPPVPPPPASVPPYSPESSSFHLASLQLKRQESNDSHCSDSTTHSQCTAINLASPPPPPTAQPPTPPLRQKPAPPPVPSPVSPPAPPTPQSEPELSVADSVANANADVDADADTDTEAIKKLRLLCTEQLASMPYGEQVLEELASVAQNIADQSQNKMPYPMPQLPHIKELQLNANESKSSSAWLGLPTQSDPKLLVCLSPGQRDLVNNQTQPDDLLDAHQKFVERRGYHELSKAQVLEQDHQQQQSEMLKTAAMMRELRKSLSPPAPPVPPPPVPLKSAETAAKATAHENAKRDDASEQKQKIAACESSSLENKPRQAADLGAQQSAEQRQSSSTTTSSHKATTETMSSDTAKFPTLDSMESELARMFPQHKGDIFEEQRKRFSNIEFPSHQPVSQTKRYSNIETSSYESKKRMENGQVVYDVSTSSHEKKEQGDPPKDQPVPPVPPPPIMSATKLNGNTFIDGDVAPKNSQPSRESGSGSGNGTYEEFRQRAKAAADAFGDQREQQNGLDQDRVFKDFDRLSQQMHAELQSTREKREKSASMYDLSGFTRPATGHPRLDELQQRRHAHMQELEREIERSAKSRQERMSSVPRQMEATPPRTHEIPIELEPRSRRAESLCNLNEPPPRPHTTVGHYNHPMAQDDWSRYANDLGYSENIARPFAREVEICYQRQNQRTPHCIRAPRLSASTNDLSSSSQYSYDTFNAYGGRRTHAPMLNQAQQQQRPHYGSCYSMIERDPNPRYISTTSRRGVSPAPPPVATPQQQQVPPPAYDRQQRRSSLPRELHEQQLKYILSKEEELKFEVERLQQERRRLMEEMQRAPVLPAPQRRESYRPAAKLPTLSEDEVFRQQMAEEWMNKVAEREERRQHKIIRISKIEDEHDHSAVDKATISDEFLDRVKERRHKLSMPADSDWESGAESQPQPAAQSQPESDVEAPPVRILEGQAEANLRQLPRHLREFAKFSTSEQLPDGAQMERHEEQERREEATDNAHSSATKKTSIVKTYKVSRLPPSVQVYKVKHEYMSEPETGSDRPRKMAQLGRRQYDGIGPVTNDGMPIILRSEVKEPHQHEWYKRLYQTIHKQKNGDEFVIRYKCPRARPSYKSNGYVSEPEPNYDSDYSTLRYRTQNPHRVQSVSSAVNVRNLNQDEKLYGTMPNPIKSAQNSYKNQPGRIENYTTGHSSVSEKEKKEWWDEVMDIFNGNLEQSKLSPLYTEGNLSRALAKESGYTSDSNLVFRKKEVPVSSPLSPVEQKQAYKSLQAGGEPPLLGFRKPAPEKPREILEEFEFIQITPTLTKIRVSTKELEEEVEPVRKAATPPPPPPPPPPPPPPPQQSWATSRDHKPVKMFSQLSKNLPSFIPLSKKQQLSQQDDPAPRPPHRKSSCTKSTVRVLSSASKSRHEQCFQPPNGTAPGVSTITLRKVATSSCSRREPICRSKSAGAVSTLLQTLTATKETRLTRRVQQQQQQSRLRSSSPSRRPARLLALRHSSRSPVAFGRSISKERSFAEEKKRLENTLPANRTNFEASTNILRDPSLKSPQEVREAVRSYATSRSKSLPRLRHTTVSTTTRQTMCFPQVRPQTLLDCGTRSLRKCSSKAGKGQENNGSNDSLPRSNSTFSIDSMVRQEIVPIAPPKTYVGKSRGSLSKALVPLQNSRSEGHVPRKRQSGKSTTKPPPPVTVHSYSESVREKTNFWNEYNAKQAMSLPQEYKFCPEDVCDFESHTIQQPCIEDLVWKYEGKEQRSPKQVTVTDIARPQSPQLSQERRFSPTREVRVPQISREVRSPSRRRIDSLRSKDKEQSLARASSLSSADDRKRATPAPSNGLYQCGELAHSATSLTHLERHSPSCRYRNNCERFTELNRFYSTLERVGQLERATSSSSFHPLRKDAELLDFDEWRRVRLHERAEKELQYLVGKLRDDQKQRDLHFRSKDVDSIKWRQEADQSLVAKKKSVEDLRENFEQLNLLRQQQQLQSEPVHRHWRRNTVADLACGLEHQASAEPEMERHLDNDLVSTLSKDQIKKITQQLNEIYSGNRHAPAVEEQYVVTVEKGSRPNGLKVRCNSTISKDQLLGPVQRKRDEQHLNQTLPRPTRSQSPVLVARETRGAIAAKNAELTLTKPPDVPPRPKPTPSQEVKSKPPPKAEPKVETREPAEDISQKIQYFEDRQFDEPPKTIYHAREDSSPDEAEVMRLINQNMQERQRARQLHHHQELSNSLTDLSGVFGERPAARVNFHLHSPPDRPPDDTELISFGNGSPDHGDGSLELYSDSYYRSRSLSPQSQASACSSSYLQRVYTGEVRKMRQHFESIQQSGEQSREPSNERRDFFGLSSLRRARSDPEMSAGSKDAPDTVTEAVSKEDVPRLTHKFELRAATPSPERGRRRMRSAQDRLMPHIDIISKTAALKRELPIPVRSSPTRSVSSNSHCFERLRMRYQSPEPQTQSYLSTSHPDMRDVHDISPHLSADWVAHKHPEPTKPKDLPKKPQRVVRASSTSPPRPARSQNHQLSSRLTSCMKDIFANQKFDPKKHRPKARYVPDGAENGNQKSKDNGTLERLKKTAMVTFKDLDPNAPPIPPQPPVKGLSSYDFPYSTDTVDGSDVNIHFKTPIRHEHRQNLSEEELAIRQAEHMQKLYHEERRRKYLQELQDMNSRRHTDNFTPSQKSPIALNRYDDFPTDVTLKSLVGPKTVARALFNFQGQTSKELSFRKGDTIYIRRQIDANWYEGEHNAMIGLLPASYVEIVSRDGARTPSKRPSEGQARAKYNFQAQSGIELSLNKGELVTLTRRVDGNWFEGKIANRKGIFPCSYVEVLTDIGAEDIAARTTTVITSQSTTNLRPNLDVLRTNINNEFNTLTQNGAQPPNGILKETRTLHKTDALHVDTSSEPLAYRALYKYRPQNSDELELLEGDVVHVLEKCDDGWFVGTSQRTGCFGTFPGNYVERA from the exons ATGCCCAATAACCGCAATCGTaatcgcaatcgcaatcgcaaCAAACGCAATCGaaaccaaaatcaaaatcagaatccgagccaaaaccaaaacgaaaaccATCAGCAGCAGGCAGAAGGGGCGGAGGATcgggaggagcagcaggattTCGAGACTCAAATCGCAGTAGCGCAATCTTCTTCCTTCGTAGATGATAATGGAAATTCTGGCAGCGTTTCAAATGGGCCAACGGAAAACAGCGAAGAGGTGACGAACACTCTTgagaaaaccgaaaaaaaagaagaaatattCGAGCAACCAGCCACAGTCATCCAAAAAGAAGCAGATTCAGACGCAGAAATGGGTGCCAAAAATTCAAAACATCGCAAGGAAAAGTCCGATAAGCAGGCGTCTAATGGAAAAGCTGAAGAGCAGGTGCGTCCGCCTCCCACCATTATTAGAAGGCCACCCGGCAGCCCCCGGCAAGCCAAGGTCATAGTTCATCGAATTGTGAGGGAAGAGGACACGGCCAATGGTAAAGCTCAATCACCAGAGCCACCCAAAGCCGTAGATCCTAAGGAGCAGCACTTGGAGGTCGAGGATTCAAAGGAGCAGCAACCTGAAGCTCATCAGGAGATTGAAACTAAGGAAGAACGGGAAAATGAACCGAGTCCAAAGGAACTTTCTGAATCTAGTCATCTTTCGGATGACGCACCGCAGAAACATGTCGAAGTTGAAGAGAATGAACCAATTTATGATGAAGTGGACTACTCAAAGGATGATTCCACTAACAAGATTCCACAGCAAGAGCAACATGATCCAAAGGAACCGCAGCAATATGTGTTGCACCTCGAAAAGGCAATGGAATTTGTAGAAAATGCACatcagcaacatgttgctgccgtACAAAGTTATCAAAAACAAAGAGACACAGAGCAAGACGcaaagcagcaggagcaaaGTGAAGCACAGCACCTTCAGGAATCAACTGAAGCGCatcagcaacatgttgcagtACCACATATCCTTGTAGATCCCAAGGAGAAACAAGAGGATGATGTGAAACAGGAACCCATTTTGAATAACGCCCAACAGCAATTTGATGAGATTGCACCAAAAGCCCCAAAGGAAATCCAAATAAAAGTTCAATTTCAAACAGAAGATCCTCTTTCGCAGCAGCCTCCTCCACAGAAGCCCACCTCCAAGGTGATTATCCACCAGATACACCTCGAAACCACCGACGAAGAGCCAAATGTCAAGCCTACTTTCGAGGAGGTTAGCAGCACTACCGGTTCTCTGGCCGGAACTCTATCTCCACCACCCCGTTATTTGGTGGAGTCGCCGAAGAACGTGTCAAATGGCCAATTTTCGCGCTTCTCGCGCGATGTGCAAATCCAGGAGATGGAACTGAACAGCGACTGCAGCTCCGGGGAATTCAATTCCCTGCAGTCGCCGTTGGTATGCGAAGTAGAATCGGAATCAGAGGGATCGGTAGCCTTGGGACCCGAGCGATCGCCGTCGGATCAGCAGGTGCCGTCCAGCAGCCGAGTGGAGCAGCATGAGCAGGTGCGCCAGAAACGTGCCCAGTATCGGAACGCTTTGGAATCGCACTTCCTGCCGCAGTTGCTCAATCCCCGCTATCTGGACAGCATCCTGGAGGAGAATGAATGGAGAAACTCCACCGCCTCCTCTGGCGGAAGCGATCAGACGGGGATCCGCACGCCCAAGCTGAACGAGACCTTTCCCAAGAGTCAGTTGGACTTCAGCCGCAGACACAGACGGAGGGAGGAGGCCCCAACGCCTCTTAAGCTCGAAACCAGGCTGCTGGAGGATTTAACCGATCTGGAGAGCTGCACCCGACTGCAGAGCACCCTGTCTCCACAGTCCGAAGATGCAGAGCTAGTTTACCTGAGCTCCTCGGCCTCCAGCAGTGTCTCTGACCTCATGGAACTAGAACTAGAGCAGGCTGCCGCCTTGGCGGAGAGGGCCCTCGTGGACTTGGATACGGATGCCAGTCGGTTGATTGCTCGGCCGGACGATGAGATGAGCAGCACAAGTACCACCACTGCAGACAGGAGCGAGAcggaagcggaaacggaaacggagaCGGAGAGAGAGGGCGAGCAGAGTCGCGAGAGCACACCTGTTAACGCCAACCCGACGCTCACCAGTTCGCAGTCTTCGCTGCTGAGCGCCGCAACGCCGACGTCGACGCCCACTCCCGCCGATCGAGAACAATTAGcaaaagatacaaatgtatctggTGGATCGACTGTTAGTTTCGGGGCAGCATCGCCGCTAGCGGCCACGCGCGAGGAGTTCGTTCGCAATATGGACAAAGTGCGCGAGTTGATCGAGATGACGCGGCGCGAACAGGAGCAAGGTGAACTACCGCGATCGCCGTCGCCGCCGCCCGTTCCCCCGCCTCCCGCTTCCGTGCCACCCTACAGTCCCGAGTCTTCCTCGTTCCACCTAGCTTCCTTGCAGCTGAAGCGGCAGGAGTCTAACGACTCCCACTGCTCCGACAGCACCACCCACAGCCAATGCACGGCCATCAACCTGGCCAGTCCCCCACCGCCACCCACTGCTCAGCCACCCACACCGCCTCTCAGACAAAAGCCTGCACCACCACCCGTACCGTCACCCGTATCACCACCCGCACCACCCACTCCCCAATCAGAGCCAGAGCTTTCAGTTGCAGATTCGGTTGCGAATGCAAATGCGGATGTAGATGCAGATGCCGACACTGATACGGAAGCAATAAAGAAACTGCGCCTGCTGTGCACCGAGCAGTTGGCTTCCATGCCCTATGGCGAACAGGTGCTCGAGGAGTTAGCCAGTGTGGCCCAGAACATTGCCGACCAATCGCAGAACAAGATGCCCTATCCCATGCCCCAGTTGCCGCACATCAAGGAGCTGCAGTTAAACGCCAATGAAAGCAAGTCCTCCTCCGCCTGGCTGGGTCTGCCGACCCAGTCCGATCCCAAGCTATTGGTCTGCCTCTCGCCCGGCCAGAGGGATTTGGTAAATAACCAAACGCAACCGGATGACCTGCTTGATGCCCACCAGAAGTTCGTGGAGCGTCGGGGATACCATGAGTTGTCCAAGGCCCAGGTTCTCGAGCAAgaccaccagcaacagcagagtGAGATGCTCAAGACGGCGGCCATGATGCGCGAGTTGCGCAAGAGCCTCTCGCCGCCGGCGCCTCCTGTCCCTCCGCCGCCGGTACCGCTGAAGAGCGCCGAAACGGCGGCCAAGGCGACCGCTCATGAAAACGCCAAGAGAGATGACGCAAGCGAACAAAAGCAGAAGATCGCAGCATGCGAATCGTCATCGCTTGAAAATAAACCAAGGCAAGCAGCTGATCTTGGTGCTCAGCAGTCGGCAGAGCAACGCcagagcagcagcaccaccacctccagcCACAAAGCGACCACAGAGACCATGTCCAGTGACACCGCCAAGTTTCCCACGCTGGACAGCATGGAGAGTGAGCTGGCCAGGATGTTCCCCCAGCACAAGGGCGACATTTTCGAGGAGCAGCGCAAGCGGTTCTCCAACATTGAGTTCCCCAGCCACCAGCCCGTCAGCCAAACCAAGCGGTACTCCAACATCGAGACAAGCAGTTACGAGTCCAAGAAGCGAATGGAAAATGGTCAGGTAGTCTATGATGTGAGCACTTCAAGTCACGAGAAAAAGGAGCAGGGTGATCCCCCCAAGGACCAGCCCGTACCACCCGTTCCCCCGCCGCCAATTATGTCAGCAACGAAATTAAACGGTAACACTTTCATTGATGGAGACGTGGCGCCCAAAAATAGCCAGCCGTCGCGAGAGAGCGGTAGCGGCAGCGGCAACGGTACGTATGAGGAATTTCGGCAGCGTGCCAAGGCCGCCGCGGATGCTTTTGGAGATCAGCGGGAGCAGCAAAACGGGCTGGATCAAGACCGCGTGTTCAAGGACTTCGATAGGCTATCGCAGCAGATGCACGCCGAGCTGCAAAGCACCCGGGAAAAGCGGGAGAAGTCCGCTTCCATGTACGATCTCAGTGGCTTCACGCGACCCGCGACGGGTCATCCGAGATTAGATGAGCTGCAGCAGAGAAGACATGCCCACATGCAGGAGTTGGAGAGAGAAATAGAGCGGTCGGCAAAGTCGCGACAGGAGCGAATGTCCTCGGTACCGCGACAAATGGAGGCCACACCACCGCGAACTCATGAGATTCCCATTGAGCTGGAGCCACGTTCCCGACGGGCCGAGTCCCTGTGCAATCTTAATGAGCCACCACCACGTCCGCACACCACCGTGGGTCACTATAACCATCCGATGGCACAGGATGACTGGTCTAGGTATGCCAACGATTTGGGATACTCGGAGAACATAGCACGACCCTTTGCCAGGGAGGTGGAGATTTGCTATCAGCGGCAGAATCAGAGAACACCACATTGCATTAGGGCTCCCCGCCTCTCCGCCAGCACTAATGATCTGAGCAGCTCTAGTCAATATAGCTACGATACCTTCAATGCTTATGGTGGCAGAAGGACCCATGCCCCCATGCTGAACCAggcgcaacagcaacagcgtcCTCATTACGGCAGCTGTTACTCCATGATCGAGAGGGATCCCAATCCCAGGTACATAAGTACCACCTCGCGAAGAGGCGTGAgcccagcaccaccaccagttGCAACtccgcaacagcagcaggtgcCACCACCTGCCTATGATCGCCAGCAGAGGAGATCCTCGCTGCCGAGGGAATTGCATGAACAGCAGCTGAAGTACATACTATCCAAAGAGGAGGAGCTCAAGTTTGAAGTGGAGCGATTGCAGCAGGAGCGCCGTCGTCTAATGGAGGAAATGCAGAGGGCTCCGGTCTTGCCTGCTCCTCAGAGGAGGGAGAGCTACAGGCCCGCCGCCAAGCTGCCCACTCTGAGCGAGGATGAGGTATTTCGGCAGCAAATGGCCGAGGAGTGGATGAACAAGGTGGCTGAGCGGGAAGAGCGTCGTCAGCACAAGATCATACGCATATCGAAGATCGAGGATGAGCACGATCACTCCGCCGTAGACAAGGCGACCATAAGCGATGAATTCTTGGATCGGGTGAAGGAGCGGCGTCACAAGTTGTCCATGCCGGCGGACAGCGATTGGGAAAGTGGGGCAGAATCCCAACCCCAGCCAGCCGCCCAATCCCAGCCAGAATCGGATGTAGAGGCGCCACCAGTACGCATACTGGAGGGCCAGGCGGAGGCCAATCTCCGCCAGCTGCCACGGCACCTGCGGGAGTTCGCCAAGTTCTCTACCAGCGAACAGTTGCCGGATGGCGCCCAAATGGAGCGTCACGAGGAACAGGAGCGCAGGGAGGAGGCTACCGACAATGCGCACAGCAGTGCCACCAAGAAGACGAGCATCGTGAAGACGTACAAGGTTTCCAGGCTACCGCCTTCCGTCCAGG TCTACAAAGTCAAGCACGAGTATATGAGCGAACCGGAGACGGGCAGCGATCGTCCCCGGAAAATGGCACAGTTAGGGCGAAGGCAGTACGACGGCATCGGTCCGGTGACCAACGATGGAATGCCCATCATCCTGAGATCG GAGGTCAAGGAGCCGCATCAGCATGAGTGGTACAAGCGTCTGTATCAGACGATACACAAGCAGAAGAACGGCG ATGAATTCGTGATTCGCTACAAGTGTCCTAGAG CCCGTCCGTCGTACAAGAGCAACGGATACGTCTCAGAGCCCGAGCCCAACTACGATTCGGATTACTCGACGTTGAGGTACCGCACCCAGAATCCGCACCGCGTTCAGTCCGTCTCCTCGGCTGTCAATGTGCGCAACCTTAATCAGGACGAGAA GTTGTATGGTACTATGCCAAATCCCATAAAATCAGCGCAAAACTCGTATAAGAATCAGCCAGGTCGCATCGAAAACTATACGACAGGTCATTCGTCTGTTTCCGAAAAGGAAAAGAAGGAA TGGTGGGACGAAGTGATGGACATCTTTAACGGG AATCTAGAACAATCGAAACTATCGCCATTGTACACTGAAGGTAACTTGTCCAG AGCTTTGGCCAAGGAATCCGGCTATACTAGCGATTCCAATCTGGTCTTCCGTAAGAAGGAGGTACCCGTAAGCAGCCCCCTTAGCCCCGTTGAACAAAAGCAGGCTTACAAGAGTCTCCAGGCAGGCGGAGAACCTCCTCTGCTCGGCTTCCGCAAACCAGCGCCCGAGAAACCCCGTG AAATTTTGGAGGAGTTCGAATTCATACAGATCACTCCCACGCTCACAAAGATTCGTGTCAGTACCAAGGAGCTGGAAGAGGAAGTGGAACCCGTGAGAAAAGCAGCAACACCGccgcctccgcctccgccgccaccaccaccacctcctcctcctcaacAATCTTGGGCAACGAGCAGGGACCATAAGCCCGTAAAGATGTTCTCCCAGCTATCGAAGAATCTGCCCTCGTTCATTCCGTTGAGCAAGAAGCAGCAATTGTCGCAACAGGATGACCCAGCCCCAAGGCCGCCCCATCGAAAGTCCAGCTGCACGAAGAGCACTGTGCGAGTCCTGAGCTCCGCCTCAAAGTCCAGGCATGAGCAGTGCTTCCAACCGCCAAATGGAACTGCCCCTGGGGTATCCACCATCACCCTGCGGAAGGTGGCCACTTCGAGTTGTTCCCGTCGTGAACCCATCTGCCGATCGAAGTCGGCGGGAGCGGTGTCCACCCTTTTGCAAACGCTTACGGCCACCAAGGAGACCCGACTCACCCGTCGggttcagcagcagcagcagcaatcgcGTTTGAGGTCCTCGAGTCCTAGTAGACGCCCCGCTCGTCTTCTGGCCCTTCGTCATTCCAGCCGAAGTCCTGTGGCCTTTGGCAGGAGCATATCGAAGGAAAGAAGCTTCGCTGAGGAGAAAAAGCGACTGGAGAACACGCTGCCAGCTAATCGCACCAACTTTGAGGCCAGTACCAATATACTAAGGGATCCCTCCTTGAAATCCCCCCAAGAGGTGAGGGAGGCAGTGCGTTCGTATGCGACGTCACGCAGCAAGTCCTTGCCACGACTTCGTCATACTACAGTGAGCACTACCACAAGGCAGACCATGTGCTTCCCGCAAGTGCGACCCCAGACTCTTTTGGATTGCGGAACTCGGTCGCTGAGGAAGTGCTCCTCGAAAGCAGGAAAAGGCCAAGAAAATAACGGATCCAATGACAGCTTGCCGAGAAGTAACTCCACCTTCTCCATTGACTCTATGGTGCGTCAGGAAATTGTGCCCATAGCACCGCCCAAGACATATGTCGGGAAGTCTAGAGGATCACTCTCTAAAGCGCTGGTTCCACTCCAGAACAGTCGAAGCGAAGGTCACGTGCCAAGAAAGCGTCAGTCTGGCAAAAGCACCACCAAACCACCGCCACCAGTGACTGTTCACTCCTACAGCGAATCAGTGAGGGAGAAGACCAACTTTTGGAACGAGTACAACGCCAAGCAGGCCATGTCCTTGCCGCAAGAGTACAAGTTCTGTCCGGAGGATGTGTGTGATTTCGAGAGTCATACGATCCAGCAACCGTGTATCGAGGACCTAGTGTGGAAATATGAGGGCAAGGAGCAGCGTTCACCGAAACAAGTCACCGTGACGGACATCGCTCGTCCCCAATCGCCACAATTGAGCCAGGAGCGTCGCTTTTCGCCCACTCGAGAGGTTCGGGTGCCCCAAATCAGCCGGGAGGTCAGATCTCCGTCTCGTCGCCGCATCGATAGCCTGCGTTCCAAGGACAAAGAACAGTCCTTGGCCAGGGCCAGCAGCCTTAGCAGCGCAGATGACCGCAAGAGGGCTACTCCAGCTCCTTCAAATGGACTTTACCAATGTGGAGAGCTGGCCCACAGTGCCACGTCATTGACTCACCTGGAACGCCATAGTCCCAGCTGTCGGTATCGTAACAATTGCGAGCGTTTCACTGAATTGAATCGCTTCTACAGCACTTTGGAGCGAGTGGGTCAGCTGGAGAGGGCCACGTCCTCCAGCAGTTTCCATCCCTTGAGAAAGGATGCTGAGCTCCTGGACTTTGATGAATGGCGCCGGGTGCGACTTCATGAACGTGCGGAAAAAGAGCTGCAATATTTAGTTGGAAAGCTACGAGATGACCAAAAGCAAAGGGATCTTCACTTTCGTTCAAAGGATGTAGACTCCATTAAGTGGCGTCAAGAGGCCGACCAATCGCTGGTTGCCAAGAAGAAGTCTGTGGAGGATCTACGCGAAAACTTTGAGCAGCTGAATCTCCtcaggcagcagcagcagctccaatCGGAGCCAGTTCATCGCCATTGGAGACGCAACACGGTGGCTGATTTGGCCTGCGGTCTGGAGCACCAGGCCTCGGCGGAACCCGAGATGGAGCGTCACTTGGACAACGACTTAGTGAGCACTTTGTCCAAGGATCAGATTAAAAAGATAACCCAGCAGCTGAACGAGATCTACTCGGGCAATCGCCATGCTCCAGCCGTCGAAGAGCAGTATGTCGTGACCGTAGAGAAGGGCTCCCGTCCAAATGGTCTGAAGGTACGTTGCAACTCCACCATCTCCAAGGATCAGCTACTGGGACCAGTTCAACGTAAGCGAGATGAACAGCACTTAAATCAGACTTTGCCTCGCCCCACTCGCAGTCAATCTCCGGTTCTGGTGGCACGAGAAACCCGTGGTGCCATTGCAGCCAAGAACGCAGAGTTGACCCTGACGAAACCGCCGGATGTGCCACCAAGACCCAAGCCCACACCAAGTCAGGAGGTTAAGAGCAAGCCACCGCCGAAGGCGGAACCAAAAGTTGAGACTCGCGAACCGGCCGAAGACATAAGCCAGAAGATACAGTACTTCGAGGATCGCCAGTTCGATGAGCCGCCCAAGACCATCTACCACGCTCGCGAAGATTCCTCGCCGGACGAAGCTGAGGTTATGCGACTTATCAATCAAAACATGCAAGAACGTCAGAGAGCCAGGCAACTTCACCACCACCAGGAGCTGAGTAACTCATTGACCGATTTGAGCGGGGTTTTTGGGGAGCGCCCTGCGGCCCGGGTAAATTTTCACTTGCACAGCCCGCCCGACCGTCCGCCCGACGATACCGAGCTTATCAGCTTTGGGAACGGGTCACCGGATCACGGAGACGGCAGTCTTGAGCTCTACTCGGACTCCTACTATCGGTCGCGCAGTCTGTCGCCCCAATCGCAGGCCTCCGCCTGCTCCAGCTCCTACTTGCAGAGGGTGTACACCGGCGAGGTGCGGAAGATGCGTCAGCACTTCGAGAGCATTCAGCAGTCCGGCGAACAGTCCCGAGAGCCATCCAATGAGCGGCGTGATTTTTTTGGGCTTAGCTCGCTGCGGAGGGCGCGCAGCGATCCCGAAATGAGTGCGGGATCCAAAGACGCCCCGGACACCGTTACGGAGGCGGTGTCGAAGGAGGACGTGCCTCGGCTAACCCACAAATTCGAGTTGAGGGCAGCCACGCCATCGCCGGAACGAGGAAGAAGGCGTATGCGTAGCGCCCAGGACCGCCTAATGCCCCACATCGATATCATCAGCAAGACAGCGGCCTTGAAGAGAGAACTACCCATTCCCGTTCGATCGAGTCCCACGAGGAGCGTTAGCAGCAACAGCCATTGCTTCGAGCGTCTGAGGATGCGCTACCAGTCACCGGAGCCGCAGACCCAGAGCTATTTGTCCACCTCGCATCCGGATATGCGGGATGTCCACGACATATCGCCCCATCTGAGTGCCGATTGGGTGGCTCACAAGCACCCAGAACCGACGAAGCCCAAGGACCTGCCCAAGAAGCCACAACGAGTGGTGAGGGCGAGCTCCACTTCTCCACCTCGACCAGCAAGATCGCAAAACCACCAGCTGAGCTCCCGGCTAACTAGCTGCATGAAGGATATATTCGCCAACCAGAAGTTCGATCCCAAAAAGCATCGTCCCAAGGCCCGATATGTTCCCGATGGTGCGGAGAATGGCAATCAGAAATCCAAGGATAATGGCACTTTAGAGCGCCTCAAGAAGACAGCCATGGTGACCTTTAAAG ATCTCGACCCGAACGCGCCCCCCATTCCCCCACAGCCGCCAGTCAAGGGTCTCTCCTCCTACGATTTCCCGTACAGCACCGACACCGTCGACGGATCAG ACGTGAACATCCACTTCAAGACCCCCATCAGGCATGAGCATCGCCAGAACTTGTCGGAAGAGGAACTAGCCATTCGCCAAGCGGAGCACATGCAGAAGCTCTACCACGAGGAGCGCCGTCGCAAGTATCTACAGGAGCTGCAGGACATGAATTCGCGCCGCCACACGGACAACTTCACCCCGTCGCAGAAGTCGCCCATCGCCCTCAATCGCTACGATGACTTCCCCACGGACGTGACCCTCAAGTCGCTGGTGGGCCCCAAGACGGTGGCCCGGGCTCTCTTCAACTTTCAGGGACAGACCTCCAA GGAGCTATCCTTCCGCAAGGGCGACACAATCTACATCAGGCGGCAGATCGATGCCAACTGGTATGAAGGCGAGCACAATGCCATGATTGGACTGCTTCCAGCCAGCTATGTTGAG ATTGTCAGTCGAGATGGAGCCCGTACCCCATCCAAGCGGCCATCGGAGGGTCAGGCCCGTGCCAAATACAACTTCCAGGCCCAGTCGGGCATAGAGCTCTCCTTGAACAAGGGCGAATTGGTCACTTTGACGCGCCGAGTGGATGGCAACTGGTTCGAGGGCAAGATTGCCAACAGGAAGGGCATCTTCCCGTGCTCTTACGTGGAG GTACTTACTGATATTGGTGCTGAAGACATTGCGGCCAGGACAACCACCGTGATCACCAGCCAGAGCACCACGAATCTGCGGCCCAATCTCGACGTGCTGCGCACAAACATCAACAATGAGTTCAATACGCTGACGCAAAATGGAGCACAGCCACCGAACGGAATCCTTAAGGAAACGCGGACACTTCATAAGACAGACGCCCTCCATGTGGACACCAGTTCCGAGCCATTGGC ATACCGCGCACTGTACAAGTACCGGCCCCAGAACTCCGATGAACTGGAACTGCTCGAGGGAGATGTGGTCCATGTGCTGGAGAAGTGCGACGACGGATGGTTCGTGGGCACCTCGCAGAGGACCGGCTGCTTCGGCACATTCCCCGGCAACTACGTGGAACGGGCCTAG